In Chaetodon trifascialis isolate fChaTrf1 chromosome 23, fChaTrf1.hap1, whole genome shotgun sequence, the following proteins share a genomic window:
- the fga gene encoding fibrinogen alpha chain codes for MARLSSLVCLSLVCVASAVATVVDPRGARPVEHGTRSEKCATQKEWPFCTTDDWGSKCPSGCRIQGLMDKFDHTVLKRIEKIRSLLDQNKVKHRTADQASKQTYDYLKEKLTIDSGNDNSFYDLAQSLRQRITDMKIKIDRQLRILAALKDRVKDQVVEMQRLEVDIDIKLRSCKGSCEGFAEYQLDQESYVTLDKQISQLDSHSAQNIESVGTLFVMKSRPLQDVVVDSIYKSKDVDSKVAGQQKEDMFPEVATVQLILEEEGSSTSPATISKVPGTSYSPSTSSSSSFSASSTGTSSSSSSKSITELGGHGGGDLFGLGGGFEALGQPSTSHVSTKSVGCTKTLRRTVVHTKDGPVERVEEVMGGGPECHAMTDLTKGGMSSLFPTLTHTSSSSSSSSSIHVGGAKGSLLGDTKTGFGNPFGIDHGDDLGMFMTDNAEDDLPDFHARTVKSTRVERQADYMGKDCVEAHQNHLKGETNGLFKIKPGGKDSTQVVEVYCQQEGLMGGWLLVQQRESGALSFNRSWAEYRNGFGSVDEKGKGEFWLGNQNLHLLTNQGESMLKVELEDWEGGIATAEYTIRVGSEEEEYLLHVSGYTGDAGDALVMPHSSMASYLSHNGMKFSTFDKDNDKWEENCAEMYGGGWWYNNCQSANLNGIYYKGTYDPEKNTPYEIENGVVWVTYKTANYSLKTVRMFIRPAAF; via the exons ATGGCTCGACTCTCTTCACTCGTCTGCCTCAGTTTGGTTTGTGTGGCTTCAGCTGTG GCCACGGTGGTCGACCCCAGAGGAGCTCGTCCAGTGGAACATGGCACCAGATCCGAAAAATGTGCCACCCAGAAGGAGTGGCCTTTCTGCACCACCGATGATTGG GGCTCTAAATGCCCGTCGGGCTGCAGGATCCAAGGTCTGATGGATAAATTCGACCACACTGTGCTGAAGAGGATCGAGAAAATCCGCAGCCTCCTGGACCAGAACAAGGTCAAGCACCGCACTGCCGACCAGGCGTCCAAACAGACCTACGACTACCTGAAGGAAAAACTCACCATCGATTctg GTAACGACAACAGCTTCTACGACTTGGCCCAGAGTCTTCGTCAGAGAATCACGGACATGAAGATCAAGAtcgacagacagctgaggatCCTGGCCGCCCTGAAGGATCGAGTCAAAGACCAGGTCGTGGAGATGCAGAGGCTGGAG GTGGATATCGATATTAAGCTCCGTTCCTGCAAAGGATCCTGCGAAGGCTTTGCCGAGTACCAGCTGGACCAGGAGAGCTACGTGACGCTGGACAAACAG ATCAGCCAGCTGGACTCCCACTCTGCTCAGAACATTGAGTCTGTGGGTACGCTGTTCGTGATGAAGAGCAGGCCTCTGCAGGACGTCGTTGTGGACAGCATCTACAAGTCCAAGGACGTCGACAGCAAAGTGGCAGGACAGCAGAAAGAAGACATGTTCCCTGAG gtgGCCACGGTCCAGTTGATCCTAGAGGAGGAAGGCTCCAGCACATCCCCAGCAACCATCTCCAAGGTCCCAGGTACTTCCTACTCTCCATCTACATCCTCATCATCGTCCTTCTCAGCTTCCTCCACTGgtacctcctcctcttcgtcatcTAAATCCATCACTGAGCTCGGAGGACATGGCGGTGGCGATTTGTTTGGTCTGGGTGGAGGGTTTGAAGCCCTCGGCCAGCCTAGTACAAGCCACGTGTCCACCAAGAGCGTCGGCTGCACCAAGACCCTCAGGAGGACCGTCGTCCACACGAAGGACGGGCCAGTGGaaagggtggaggaggtgatgggGGGAGGCCCCGAGTGCCATGCCATGACAGACCTCACCAAGGGAGGGATGAGCTCCCTCTTCCCTACCCTCACCCAtacatcatcttcctcctcctccagctcctccatccACGTCGGTGGTGCCAAGGGTAGCCTCTTAGGAGACACCAAAACCGGATTTGGGAATCCATTTGGCATTGACCACGGGGACGACCTCGGCATGTTCATGACGGACAATGCAGAGGATGACCTTCCCGATTTCCACGCTCGGACTGTGAAGAGCACGCGTGTCGAGCGGCAGGCCGATTATATGGGAAAAG ATTGTGTCGAAGCCCACCAGAACCACCTGAAAGGGGAAACAAATGGCCTGTTTAAGATCAAACCTGGCGGCAAGGACTCCACACAGGTAGTTGAGGTTTACTGCCAGCAAGAGGGGCTAATGGGTGGGTGGTTGTTAGTCCAGCAAAGAGAGAGTGGCGCGCTCAGCTTCAACCGCTCCTGGGCAGAATATCGCAATGGGTTCGGTTCGGTTGACGAGAAGGGCAAGGGGGAATTTTGGCTAGGCAACCAAAACCTCCACCTGCTGACTAATCAGGGTGAGAGCATGCtaaaggtggagctggaggactGGGAAGGGGGCATAGCCACAGCTGAGTACACCATCAGGGttggctcagaggaggaggagtacctGCTGCATGTGTCAGGGTACACCGGGGATGCAGGGGATGCTCTGGTGATGCCACACTCTAGTATGGCGTCTTACCTGTCCCACAATGGGATGAAATTCAGCACGTTTGACAAAGACAACGACAAGTGGGAGGAGAACTGTGCAGAGATGTACGGGGGTGGGTGGTGGTACAACAACTGCCAGTCAGCTAACTTGAATGGGATTTATTATAAAGGCACATATGACCCCGAGAAAAACACGCCATATGAGATTGAAAATGGAGTCGTGTGGGTGACGTATAAAACGGCCAATTACAGCCTAAAAACTGTGAGGATGTTTATCCGACCGGCTGCTTTTTAA
- the LOC139351713 gene encoding fibrinogen alpha chain, whose protein sequence is MLCWSPASELKIVEYAEGLTRNLTLLRKRSSSLSLHLDELRHNIQKQMEDLYRTEVDVDMKLRACYGSCRSVPPFSVDHPSYQTLHTDLDQMDKTVSWRKKIAVPPQDIPHIKLQPVNVGLTPSADYKTIPTVQRELLTQFEDIGQNLLVLEESADEDSLGPEELE, encoded by the exons ATGCTGTGCTGGTCTCCAGCATCAGAGCTGAAGATTGTGGAGTACGctgaaggactgaccaggaacCTCACTTTGCTACGGAAACGATCGTCCAGCCTGTCCCTGCACCTTGATGAGCTGCGCCACAACATCCAGAAACAAATGGAGGACTTGTATCGGACAGAG GTGGATGTTGACATGAAGCTGCGAGCCTGCTATGGGTCTTGCCGGTCGGTGCCACCATTCAGTGTTGATCATCCCAGCTACCAAACGCTTCACACTGACTTGGACCAGATGGACAAGACTGTCAGCTGGAGAAAGAAGATAGCTGTGCCTCCGCAAGACATCCCACATATCAAGCTGCAGCCTGTGAATGTAGGCCTGACACCGTCTGCAGATTATAAGACCATCCCGACGGTCCAGAGAGAGCTGCTGACCCAGTTTGAAGACATCGGACAGAACCTGTTAGTTCTGGAGGAATCTGCAGATGAAGACTCTCTCGGTCCTGAAGAGCTAGAATGA
- the LOC139351218 gene encoding zinc finger protein 431-like, with product MASASSLALLGFKQLSVHLVDCLKTPADQRPAVKLEPEDLVLDLKEPSVFLVDGQTVDLAAEQDHISIKVELKEDEEQLDVYESPQHADTELDQKPDWCDTNRKGTGAPECDDKDPNHEETVGEELQPSHTAASRTQLVIEEDRMACPKQDNRPSESPKAATLSNSEERREEADVKSQNGPSENITTPKQHDVESERGEKKQQEGVRHYECEHCGKSFARRSNVIRHQRHHCSMMRGLPSQPDSEQTYSSDECSAPSATKGHLRLHVHIHAKNSGKEKCEEAPRERRHACKQCSKSFYMSHTLRQHLLTHTGEKSYSCKVCGKQFGREGTLKEHQVIHTGEKPFKCEQCGKTCARRGDLKIHMLSHSDEKPHSCTYCRKSFKYQAKLKQHERVHTGEKPYLCKFCPKQFRTHMSLTVHQYTHSGEKPFKCDLCSKAFSIRNNLKKHQRIHTGEKPHHCSQCGKDFRLLQHLVIHERGHTGEKPYRCDKCGKGYAHPSGLKTHQSTHEEKPPHCFLCGQDFTELAELSGHECGEMAEKPHGCSQCGKRFSQMSNLKTHQLIHTGEKPYCCKECGKQFNHKSNLTKHMRIHTGEKPFQCEHCQRGFRLLQHLVNHRLTHDKTDARLCI from the exons ACTTGGTCCTGGATCTGAAGGAGCCGTCTGTCTTCTTGGTGGACGGGCAGACGGTCGAtctggcagcagagcaggatCACATTAGCATCAAGGTGGAGttgaaggaggatgaggagcagctggaCGTCTATGAGAGTCCACAGCATGCGGACACAGAACTGGACCAGAAGCCCGACTGgtgtgacacaaacagaaaaggaaCAGGAGCGCCGGAGTGTGACGACAAAGACCCCAACCATGAGGAAACTGTGGGCGAAGAACTGCAGCCGAGTCACACGGCGGCCAGTAGGACACAGTTAGTGATCGAGGAGGACAGGATGGCGTGTCCCAAGCAGGACAACAGGCCATCAGAGTCCCCTAAAGCAGCCACGCTCAGTAATTCAGAGGAACGCCGGGAGGAAGCAGACGTAAAATCACAGAACGGGCCCTCAGAGAACATCACCACACCGAAGCAGCATGATGTGGAGTCTGAGCGAGGAG agaagaagcagcaggaaggCGTCCGACATTACGAGTGTGAGCATTGTGGGAAATCCTTCGCAAGGAGGAGCAATGTCATCAGACACCAGCGGCATCACTGCAGCATGATGAGAGGTCTGCCGAGCCAGCCGGACTCAGAACAGACTTATTCAAGTGACGAATGCAGCGCGCCATCCGCGACTAAGGGACACTTAAGACTGCATGTGCACATCCACGCAAAGAACAGCGGAAAAGAAAAGTGTGAGGAGGCTCCGCGAGAGAGACGTCACGCATGCAAGCAGTGCAGTAAGAGTTTCTACATGTCGCACACCCTCCGTCAGCACCTCCTCACCCACACGGGTGAGAAATCTTACAGCTGCAAGGTGTGTGGGAAGCAGTTCGGACGAGAGGGCACTCTGAAGGAGCATCAGGTGATCCATACAGGGGAGAAACCGTTTAAATGTGAACAGTGTGGCAAGACTTGCGCCAGGAGGGGAGACCTGAAAATACACATGCTCAGTCACTCTGATGAGAAACCACACAGCTGCACTTACTGTCGGAAAAGCTTCAAGTACCAGGCGAAACTGAAGCAGCACGAACGAGTCCACACGGGCGAGAAACCGTACCTGTGCAAGTTTTGTCCGAAGCAGTTTAGAACCCACATGTCACTGACGGTTCACCAGTACACCCACTCCGGAGAGAAACCCTTCAAGTGCGACCTGTGCTCTAAAGCCTTCAGCATCAGGAACAACCTGAAGAAGCACCAGAGGATCCACACTGGAGAGAAACCGCACCACTGCTCACAGTGCGGCAAGGACTTCCGGCTCCTGCAGCACCTCGTCATCCATGAGCGCGGCCACACCGGGGAGAAACCATACAGGTGCGACAAGTGTGGGAAAGGCTACGCACATCCGTCGGGTCTGAAAACGCACCAGTCCACTCATGAGGAGAAACCGCCACATTGCTTCCTGTGTGGGCAGGACTTCACGGAGCTGGCGGAGCTGAGCGGTCATGAGTGCGGTGAGATGGCGGAGAAACCGCACGGTTGCTCCCAGTGCGGCAAGCGCTTCTCTCAGATGTCGAACCTGAAGACACACCAGCTGATCCACACGGGGGAGAAACCCTACTGCTGTAAAGAGTGCGGGAAGCAATTCAACCACAAGAGTAACCTCACCAAACACATGCGCATCCACACGGGCGAGAAGCCCTTTCAGTGTGAACACTGTCAGAGGGGCTTCAGGCTCCTGCAGCACCTCGTGAACCACCGACTGACGCACGACAAGACTGATGCAAGACTTTGTATCTGA